The Triticum aestivum cultivar Chinese Spring chromosome 7B, IWGSC CS RefSeq v2.1, whole genome shotgun sequence genome window below encodes:
- the LOC123159401 gene encoding putative aldehyde oxidase-like protein isoform X2 has protein sequence MGSTRLEKVVFALNGRRYEVAGADVHPGTTLLEFIRTRTPFTGTKLGCGEGGCGACVVLIATYNPTKAEVTEFSASSCLTLLYNINLCSVITTEGLGNTKDGFHSIQKRMSGFHASQCGFCTPGMCMSIFTSLANADKSNKPEPQKGFSKLTVSEAERAFSGNMCRCTGYRPIVDACKSFASDVDLEDLGLNVFWKKGDKHADVSKLPAYTLGGGVCTFPDFLKSEIKSSLHHLNDDSVVTVSSEGWYHPKSIEQYYDLLNSGLFSDCTVKVVVANTSSGVKGYKDQDLYNKYIDISDIPELSAIWKKDSGIEIGAATPISKTIEILEQEAGSKSCANGSVVFRKLTEHMSKVATPFVRNTASIGGNIILAQKYPFPSDIATILLGVASTVRLQVYSKTLEVTLEEFLELPPSDPSTLLLSIFIPHWASDSQKESKVIFETYRAAPRPLGNAVSYINSAMLGHVSQKSCGDLVLSNLHMAFGAYGTEHAIRATKVEQHLNGKVLTPSVVLEAVRLLRETIVPMKGTSHPEYRVSVAVGFLFSFLSPFAKGIKGPGNTLSIGSASSSNTDDPCNLPLSSRRETISSDDHKPVGEPIKKYAVELQTSGEAVYVDDIPAPKNCLYGEFIYSTQPLAYVKNIKFKPSLASEKVLTVVSAKDIPSGGQNIGSSFLFGDEPLFGSPVAEYAGQALGVVIAETQRYANLAGKQVVVEYDTKDLKPPILTVEQAVQNNSYFEVPPERYPKQVGDFSKGMAEADHKILATEVKLASQYYFYMETQTALAIPDEDNTLVVYSSSQYPELAQSVIARCLGIPFSNVRVITRRVGGGFGGKTFRSYTVATAAALCAFKLRRPVRMYLNRSTDMIMIGGRHPIKAYYTVGFKSNGRITALHLDILINAGISPDASPLIPDYMMSGLKKYNWGALSFDIKVCKTNNTSKSTMRAPGDTQGSFIAEAIIEHVASVLSLDANNVRQKNFHTYDSLVLFYPESAGEASTYTLHSIFNRLLATSSYLHRAESIKHFNNRNKWRKRGISCVPLIFKVAPRPAPGRVSVLNDGSIVVEVGGIEVGQGLWTKVQQMTVFALGQLWPDGSECLLDRVRLLQADTLNLIQGGLTAGSTSSESSCAATLEACNMLVDRLKPVMKKLKQQSGGAVSWDALIAQAIKDNVNLSSSAYWVPGQESSTYLNYGAGISEVEIDVLTGAITLLRSDLVYDCGKSLNPAVDLGQIEGSFIQGIGFFINEEHETNADGLVVSDSTWVYKIPSVDTIPKQFNAEVLNSGYHKNRVLSSKASGEPALVLAASVHCAVREAIRAARKEFGSSELTFQLDVPAPMTHVKEMCGLDVVDKYLESLSEHQSRAAA, from the exons ATGGGGTCGACGAGGCTGGAGAAGGTGGTGTTCGCGCTGAACGGGCGGCGGTACGAGGTGGCCGGCGCCGACGTGCACCCCGGGACCACGCTGCTCGAGTTCATCCGCACCCGGACGCCATTCACCGGCACCAAGCTCGGCTGCGGCGAAG GCGGATGTGGAGCTTGTGTAGTCCTTATAGCAACTTACAATCCAACAAAAGCTGAGGTCACTGAATTCTCTGCAAGTTCATGCCTGACTCTGCTCTACAACATAAATCTTTGCTCAGTCATCACCACCGAAGGCCTGGGAAATACGAAAGATGGCTTCCATTCTATCCAGAAGAGGATGTCTGGGTTCCATGCTTCCCAGTGTGGCTTCTGCACTCCTGGCATGTGCATGTCTATTTTCACCTCTCTTGCAAATGCCGACAAATCCAACAAGCCTGAACCACAAAAAGGGTTCTCAAAGCTGACGGTGTCCGAAGCGGAAAGGGCTTTCTCAGGCAACATGTGTAGATGTACCGGTTACAGGCCAATTGTCGACGCCTGCAAAAGTTTTGCTTCAGATGTCGACCTGGAGGATTTGGGCCTCAATGTATTCTGGAAGAAAGGCGATAAGCACGCCGATGTTAGCAAGTTGCCAGCTTACACTCTTGGCGGCGGAGTCTGCACTTTCCCGGACTTCCTGAAATCCGAGATAAAATCTTCGCTTCATCATCTAAATGATGATTCGGTTGTTACGGTCTCCAGCGAGGGTTGGTATCATCCTAAAAGCATCGAGCAATATTATGATTTACTGAACTCTGGCTTGTTCAGTGACTGCACAGTTAAAGTGGTTGTTGCGAACACAAGTTCTGGTGTAAAGGGATACAAGGATCAGGATCTATATAACAAGTATATTGACATCAGTGACATTCCAGAGCTTTCAGCTATTTGGAAGAAAGACAGTGGCATTGAAATTGGAGCAGCTACACCAATTTCTAAGACCATCGAGATACTTGAGCAAGAAGCCGGGTCTAAATCATGTGCAAATGGAAGTGTGGTTTTCAGAAAACTCACCGAGCACATGAGCAAGGTAGCTACACCGTTTGTCCGTAACACAGCAAGCATTGGCGGGAACATAATTCTAGCACAGAAATACCCTTTTCCATCGGACATCGCGACCATACTTCTCGGTGTTGCTTCAACTGTTCGTCTTCAGGTTTATTCAAAAACACTAGAGGTTACTTTGGAAGAGTTTCTGGAGCTGCCTCCTAGTGATCCCAGTACATTGCTCCTGAGCATATTTATTCCACATTGGGCTTCAGATTCTCAGAAAGAAAGTAAGGTGATCTTTGAAACTTACCGAGCAGCGCCGCGCCCTCTTGGCAATGCGGTTTCATATATTAACTCTGCAATGCTGGGCCATGTCTCCCAGAAATCATGTGGTGATCTTGTGCTGAGTAACCTACACATGGCCTTTGGTGCCTATGGGACCGAACATGCCATTAGAGCAACAAAAGTTGAACAACACCTGAATGGAAAAGTGCTCACTCCATCTGTTGTGCTTGAAGCAGTTCGGTTACTTAGAGAAACAATTGTACCAATGAAAGGAACATCACATCCTGAATACAGAGTCAGTGTGGCCGTTGGATTTCTCTTCAGTTTCCTGTCTCCATTTGCTAAAGGAATCAAAGGGCCTGGAAACACTCTGAGCATTGGTTCTGCTAGTTCTTCAAATACAGATGATCCCTGTAACCTTCCATTGTCTTCACGTCGAGAAACAATTTCCAGTGATGATCATAAACCAGTTGGTGAGCCGATTAAAAAGTACGCAGTTGAGCTTCAAACTTCTG GGGAGGCAGTATATGTAGATGATATTCCTGCTCCAAAAAATTGCCTCTATGGAGAGTTTATTTACAGCACACAGCCTCTTGCATATGTCAAGAATATCAAATTCAAGCCATCTTTAGCATCAGAGAAGGTCCTCACGGTTGTTTCCGCGAAGGATATTCCAAGTGGAGGGCAAAATATTGGATCAAGCTTCTTGTTTGGGGATGAACCACTTTTTGGTTCTCCTGTCGCTGAGTATGCTGGGCAAGCCCTTGGTGTCGTG ATTGCAGAGACTCAGAGATATGCCAACTTGGCAGGCAAACAGGTCGTTGTTGAATATGACACAAAAGATTTGAAGCCACCAATCTTAACTGTAGAACAGGCAGTACAGAACAATAGTTATTTCGAAGTTCCTCCTGAGAGGTATCCAAAACAAGTTGGTGATTTTTCGAAGGGCATGGCGGAAGCTGATCACAAGATCCTCGCAACAGAA GTGAAACTTGCCTCTCAGTACTACTTCTATATGGAAACACAAACAGCATTGGCGATTCCAGATGAAGATAACACTCTTGTAGTCTACAGTTCATCACAATACCCTGAGCTTGCGCAGAGTGTCATAGCGAGGTGCCTCGGTATTCCATTCAGCAATGTGCGTGTCATTACAAGAAGGGTTGGAGGAGGCTTTGGTGGGAAGACATTCAGATCATACACT GTAGCAACGGCAGCTGCGCTTTGTGCCTTCAAGTTACGTCGTCCGGTGCGGATGTATCTCAACCGCAGTACTGACATGATCATGATCGGGGGTCGGCACCCAATAAAAGCATATTACACTGTTGGTTTCAAGTCCAATGGAAGAATCACAGCCTTGCACCTGGACATTCTGATCAACGCTGGGATTTCTCCAGATGCGAGCCCCCTAATTCCAGACTATATGATGTCAGGCTTGAAAAAATACAACTGGGGTGCTCTCTCGTTTGACATCAAGGTCTGTAAGACAAACAACACATCCAAGTCAACAATGCGTGCTCCTGGAGATACGCAGGGATCTTTTATCGCTGAAGCTATCATCGAGCATGTCGCTTCGGTGTTGTCGCTTGATGCTAATAATGTCAGGCAGAAGAATTTCCACACCTATGACAGTCTTGTGTTGTTCTATCCAGAAAGCGCAGGCGAAGCATCGACGTACACATTGCATTCTATTTTCAATAGATTACTCGCGACGTCAAGCTACCTGCATCGAGCTGAATCCATCAAGCATTTTAACAACCGCAACAAGTGGCGGAAGAGGGGTATCTCTTGTGTGCCCCTCATCTTCAAGGTGGCACCAAGGCCAGCTCCTGGAAGAGTTTCTGTGCTCAACGATGGTTCCATTGTGGTTGAGGTTGGAGGTATTGAAGTTGGGCAGGGACTGTGGACCAAAGTACAGCAGATGACGGTTTTCGCGTTGGGACAGTTATGGCCTGATGGATCTGAATGCCTTCTTGATAGGGTGCGTCTTCTTCAGGCTGACACGCTGAACTTGATCCAAGGCGGACTCACTGCTGGCAGCACTTCGTCTGAATCTAGCTGTGCAGCAACCCTTGAGGCCTGCAACATGCTGGTTGACAGATTAAAGCCGGTCATGAAGAAGCTCAAGCAGCAATCTGGTGGTGCTGTTTCATGGGATGCTTTGATTGCTCAG GCCATTAAGGATAATGTTAATTTGTCCTCAAGTGCATactgggtacctggccaagaatCCAGCACCTATCTGAACTATGGAGCTGGTATAAGTGAG GTAGAGATTGATGTTCTTACAGGAGCTATTACTTTACTACGGAGCGACCTTGTGTATGACTGTGGAAAGAGTTTGAACCCTGCAGTGGACTTGGGCCAG ATTGAAGGCTCCTTCATACAAGGAATTGGTTTCTTCATAAACGAAGAACACGAAACAAATGCCGATGGCCTGGTTGTGAGTGACAGCACATGGGTCTACAAGATCCCGAGCGTAGACACTATCCCGAAGCAGTTCAACGCCGAGGTGCTCAACAGTGGGTACCATAAGAACCGCGTTCTTTCATCGAAAG CCTCTGGGGAACCTGCCCTGGTTCTCGCAGCATCGGTCCATTGTGCGGTGAGAGAAGCCATCAGGGCAGCGAGGAAGGAGTTTGGAAGCTCAGAGCTCACGTTCCAGCTCGACGTCCCTGCCCCAATGACCCATGTGAAGGAAATGTGTGGTTTGGACGTTGTGGATAAGTACCTAGAAAGCCTATCTGAACATCAGtctcgagctgcggcgtga
- the LOC123159401 gene encoding putative aldehyde oxidase-like protein isoform X1: protein MHRRARPSCSYIYQPFLASRPSGGKVAMGPARLEKVVFALNGQRYEVAGGDVHPGTTLLEFIRTRTPFTGTKLGCGEGGCGACVVLIATYNPTKAEVTEFSASSCLTLLYNINLCSVITTEGLGNTKDGFHSIQKRMSGFHASQCGFCTPGMCMSIFTSLANADKSNKPEPQKGFSKLTVSEAERAFSGNMCRCTGYRPIVDACKSFASDVDLEDLGLNVFWKKGDKHADVSKLPAYTLGGGVCTFPDFLKSEIKSSLHHLNDDSVVTVSSEGWYHPKSIEQYYDLLNSGLFSDCTVKVVVANTSSGVKGYKDQDLYNKYIDISDIPELSAIWKKDSGIEIGAATPISKTIEILEQEAGSKSCANGSVVFRKLTEHMSKVATPFVRNTASIGGNIILAQKYPFPSDIATILLGVASTVRLQVYSKTLEVTLEEFLELPPSDPSTLLLSIFIPHWASDSQKESKVIFETYRAAPRPLGNAVSYINSAMLGHVSQKSCGDLVLSNLHMAFGAYGTEHAIRATKVEQHLNGKVLTPSVVLEAVRLLRETIVPMKGTSHPEYRVSVAVGFLFSFLSPFAKGIKGPGNTLSIGSASSSNTDDPCNLPLSSRRETISSDDHKPVGEPIKKYAVELQTSGEAVYVDDIPAPKNCLYGEFIYSTQPLAYVKNIKFKPSLASEKVLTVVSAKDIPSGGQNIGSSFLFGDEPLFGSPVAEYAGQALGVVIAETQRYANLAGKQVVVEYDTKDLKPPILTVEQAVQNNSYFEVPPERYPKQVGDFSKGMAEADHKILATEVKLASQYYFYMETQTALAIPDEDNTLVVYSSSQYPELAQSVIARCLGIPFSNVRVITRRVGGGFGGKTFRSYTVATAAALCAFKLRRPVRMYLNRSTDMIMIGGRHPIKAYYTVGFKSNGRITALHLDILINAGISPDASPLIPDYMMSGLKKYNWGALSFDIKVCKTNNTSKSTMRAPGDTQGSFIAEAIIEHVASVLSLDANNVRQKNFHTYDSLVLFYPESAGEASTYTLHSIFNRLLATSSYLHRAESIKHFNNRNKWRKRGISCVPLIFKVAPRPAPGRVSVLNDGSIVVEVGGIEVGQGLWTKVQQMTVFALGQLWPDGSECLLDRVRLLQADTLNLIQGGLTAGSTSSESSCAATLEACNMLVDRLKPVMKKLKQQSGGAVSWDALIAQAIKDNVNLSSSAYWVPGQESSTYLNYGAGISEVEIDVLTGAITLLRSDLVYDCGKSLNPAVDLGQIEGSFIQGIGFFINEEHETNADGLVVSDSTWVYKIPSVDTIPKQFNAEVLNSGYHKNRVLSSKASGEPALVLAASVHCAVREAIRAARKEFGSSELTFQLDVPAPMTHVKEMCGLDVVDKYLESLSEHQSRAAA, encoded by the exons atgcaTCGCCGTGCACGCCCTAGCTGCTCATACATCTATCAACCATTTCTAGCCAGTCGACCGAGCGGTGGCAAAGTGGCGATGGGACCGGCGAGGCTGGAGAAGGTGGTGTTCGCGCTCAACGGGCAGCGGTAtgaggtggccggcggcgacgtCCACCCCGGTACCACGCTGCTGGAGTTCATCCGGACCCGGACGCCATTCACCGGCACCAAGCTCGGCTGTGGCGAAG GCGGATGTGGAGCTTGTGTAGTCCTTATAGCAACTTACAATCCAACAAAAGCTGAGGTCACTGAATTCTCTGCAAGTTCATGCCTGACTCTGCTCTACAACATAAATCTTTGCTCAGTCATCACCACCGAAGGCCTGGGAAATACGAAAGATGGCTTCCATTCTATCCAGAAGAGGATGTCTGGGTTCCATGCTTCCCAGTGTGGCTTCTGCACTCCTGGCATGTGCATGTCTATTTTCACCTCTCTTGCAAATGCCGACAAATCCAACAAGCCTGAACCACAAAAAGGGTTCTCAAAGCTGACGGTGTCCGAAGCGGAAAGGGCTTTCTCAGGCAACATGTGTAGATGTACCGGTTACAGGCCAATTGTCGACGCCTGCAAAAGTTTTGCTTCAGATGTCGACCTGGAGGATTTGGGCCTCAATGTATTCTGGAAGAAAGGCGATAAGCACGCCGATGTTAGCAAGTTGCCAGCTTACACTCTTGGCGGCGGAGTCTGCACTTTCCCGGACTTCCTGAAATCCGAGATAAAATCTTCGCTTCATCATCTAAATGATGATTCGGTTGTTACGGTCTCCAGCGAGGGTTGGTATCATCCTAAAAGCATCGAGCAATATTATGATTTACTGAACTCTGGCTTGTTCAGTGACTGCACAGTTAAAGTGGTTGTTGCGAACACAAGTTCTGGTGTAAAGGGATACAAGGATCAGGATCTATATAACAAGTATATTGACATCAGTGACATTCCAGAGCTTTCAGCTATTTGGAAGAAAGACAGTGGCATTGAAATTGGAGCAGCTACACCAATTTCTAAGACCATCGAGATACTTGAGCAAGAAGCCGGGTCTAAATCATGTGCAAATGGAAGTGTGGTTTTCAGAAAACTCACCGAGCACATGAGCAAGGTAGCTACACCGTTTGTCCGTAACACAGCAAGCATTGGCGGGAACATAATTCTAGCACAGAAATACCCTTTTCCATCGGACATCGCGACCATACTTCTCGGTGTTGCTTCAACTGTTCGTCTTCAGGTTTATTCAAAAACACTAGAGGTTACTTTGGAAGAGTTTCTGGAGCTGCCTCCTAGTGATCCCAGTACATTGCTCCTGAGCATATTTATTCCACATTGGGCTTCAGATTCTCAGAAAGAAAGTAAGGTGATCTTTGAAACTTACCGAGCAGCGCCGCGCCCTCTTGGCAATGCGGTTTCATATATTAACTCTGCAATGCTGGGCCATGTCTCCCAGAAATCATGTGGTGATCTTGTGCTGAGTAACCTACACATGGCCTTTGGTGCCTATGGGACCGAACATGCCATTAGAGCAACAAAAGTTGAACAACACCTGAATGGAAAAGTGCTCACTCCATCTGTTGTGCTTGAAGCAGTTCGGTTACTTAGAGAAACAATTGTACCAATGAAAGGAACATCACATCCTGAATACAGAGTCAGTGTGGCCGTTGGATTTCTCTTCAGTTTCCTGTCTCCATTTGCTAAAGGAATCAAAGGGCCTGGAAACACTCTGAGCATTGGTTCTGCTAGTTCTTCAAATACAGATGATCCCTGTAACCTTCCATTGTCTTCACGTCGAGAAACAATTTCCAGTGATGATCATAAACCAGTTGGTGAGCCGATTAAAAAGTACGCAGTTGAGCTTCAAACTTCTG GGGAGGCAGTATATGTAGATGATATTCCTGCTCCAAAAAATTGCCTCTATGGAGAGTTTATTTACAGCACACAGCCTCTTGCATATGTCAAGAATATCAAATTCAAGCCATCTTTAGCATCAGAGAAGGTCCTCACGGTTGTTTCCGCGAAGGATATTCCAAGTGGAGGGCAAAATATTGGATCAAGCTTCTTGTTTGGGGATGAACCACTTTTTGGTTCTCCTGTCGCTGAGTATGCTGGGCAAGCCCTTGGTGTCGTG ATTGCAGAGACTCAGAGATATGCCAACTTGGCAGGCAAACAGGTCGTTGTTGAATATGACACAAAAGATTTGAAGCCACCAATCTTAACTGTAGAACAGGCAGTACAGAACAATAGTTATTTCGAAGTTCCTCCTGAGAGGTATCCAAAACAAGTTGGTGATTTTTCGAAGGGCATGGCGGAAGCTGATCACAAGATCCTCGCAACAGAA GTGAAACTTGCCTCTCAGTACTACTTCTATATGGAAACACAAACAGCATTGGCGATTCCAGATGAAGATAACACTCTTGTAGTCTACAGTTCATCACAATACCCTGAGCTTGCGCAGAGTGTCATAGCGAGGTGCCTCGGTATTCCATTCAGCAATGTGCGTGTCATTACAAGAAGGGTTGGAGGAGGCTTTGGTGGGAAGACATTCAGATCATACACT GTAGCAACGGCAGCTGCGCTTTGTGCCTTCAAGTTACGTCGTCCGGTGCGGATGTATCTCAACCGCAGTACTGACATGATCATGATCGGGGGTCGGCACCCAATAAAAGCATATTACACTGTTGGTTTCAAGTCCAATGGAAGAATCACAGCCTTGCACCTGGACATTCTGATCAACGCTGGGATTTCTCCAGATGCGAGCCCCCTAATTCCAGACTATATGATGTCAGGCTTGAAAAAATACAACTGGGGTGCTCTCTCGTTTGACATCAAGGTCTGTAAGACAAACAACACATCCAAGTCAACAATGCGTGCTCCTGGAGATACGCAGGGATCTTTTATCGCTGAAGCTATCATCGAGCATGTCGCTTCGGTGTTGTCGCTTGATGCTAATAATGTCAGGCAGAAGAATTTCCACACCTATGACAGTCTTGTGTTGTTCTATCCAGAAAGCGCAGGCGAAGCATCGACGTACACATTGCATTCTATTTTCAATAGATTACTCGCGACGTCAAGCTACCTGCATCGAGCTGAATCCATCAAGCATTTTAACAACCGCAACAAGTGGCGGAAGAGGGGTATCTCTTGTGTGCCCCTCATCTTCAAGGTGGCACCAAGGCCAGCTCCTGGAAGAGTTTCTGTGCTCAACGATGGTTCCATTGTGGTTGAGGTTGGAGGTATTGAAGTTGGGCAGGGACTGTGGACCAAAGTACAGCAGATGACGGTTTTCGCGTTGGGACAGTTATGGCCTGATGGATCTGAATGCCTTCTTGATAGGGTGCGTCTTCTTCAGGCTGACACGCTGAACTTGATCCAAGGCGGACTCACTGCTGGCAGCACTTCGTCTGAATCTAGCTGTGCAGCAACCCTTGAGGCCTGCAACATGCTGGTTGACAGATTAAAGCCGGTCATGAAGAAGCTCAAGCAGCAATCTGGTGGTGCTGTTTCATGGGATGCTTTGATTGCTCAG GCCATTAAGGATAATGTTAATTTGTCCTCAAGTGCATactgggtacctggccaagaatCCAGCACCTATCTGAACTATGGAGCTGGTATAAGTGAG GTAGAGATTGATGTTCTTACAGGAGCTATTACTTTACTACGGAGCGACCTTGTGTATGACTGTGGAAAGAGTTTGAACCCTGCAGTGGACTTGGGCCAG ATTGAAGGCTCCTTCATACAAGGAATTGGTTTCTTCATAAACGAAGAACACGAAACAAATGCCGATGGCCTGGTTGTGAGTGACAGCACATGGGTCTACAAGATCCCGAGCGTAGACACTATCCCGAAGCAGTTCAACGCCGAGGTGCTCAACAGTGGGTACCATAAGAACCGCGTTCTTTCATCGAAAG CCTCTGGGGAACCTGCCCTGGTTCTCGCAGCATCGGTCCATTGTGCGGTGAGAGAAGCCATCAGGGCAGCGAGGAAGGAGTTTGGAAGCTCAGAGCTCACGTTCCAGCTCGACGTCCCTGCCCCAATGACCCATGTGAAGGAAATGTGTGGTTTGGACGTTGTGGATAAGTACCTAGAAAGCCTATCTGAACATCAGtctcgagctgcggcgtga